In Perca fluviatilis chromosome 11, GENO_Pfluv_1.0, whole genome shotgun sequence, the following proteins share a genomic window:
- the LOC120568578 gene encoding WD repeat-containing protein 48, giving the protein MATHHRQNAAGRRKVQVSYVIRDEVEKYNRNGVNALQLDPALNRLFTAGRDSIIRIWSVYQHKQDPYIASMEHHTDWVNDIVLCCNGKTLISASSDTTVKVWNAHKGFCMSTLRTHKDYVKALAYAKDKELVASAGLDRQIFLWDVNTLTALTASNNTVTTSSLSGNKDSIYSLAMNQMGTVIVSGSTEKVLRVWDPRTCAKLMKLKGHTDNVKSLLLNRDGTQCLSGSSDGTIRLWSLGQQRCIATYRVHDEGVWALQVNEAFTHVYSGGRDKKIYCTDLRNPDIRVLICEEKAPVLKMELDRSADPPPAIWVSTTKSSVNKWSLKGMHNFRSSGEYDNDCTTPLTPLCTQPEQVIKGGASIIQCHILNDKRHILTKDTNNNVAFWDVLKACKGEDLGKVEFDEEIKKRFKMVYVPNWFSVDLKTGMLTITLDESDCFAAWVSAKDAGFSSSDGSDPKLNLGGLLLQALLEFWPRTRINPMDEEENEVNHVNGEQENRVQKGNGYFQVPPHTPVIFGEAGGRTLFRLLCRDSGGETESMLLNETVPQWVIDITVDVSTIMFPSVFDLKCNQIKQSHQDYRLNKDHQPERFRQTTSSSTNDKPGEQEKEEDMAMLAEEKIELMCQDQVLDPNMDLRTVKHFIWKSGGDLTLHYRQKST; this is encoded by the exons ATGGCCACGCATCACAGGCAAAATGCTGCTGGGCGGAGAAAAGTACAG GTGTCCTATGTCATTAGAGATGAGGTGGAGAAGTACAACCGAAATGGGGTGAATGCACTCCAGCTGGACCCTGCGCTGAACCGGCTCTTCACTGCTGGAAGAGACTCTATCATCCGGATATGGAGTGTCTACCAGCATAAA CAGGACCCATACATTGCCTCGATGGAGCATCACACAGACTGGGTTAATGACATAGTTCTCTGTTGCAATGGCAAAACAT TGATATCCGCCTCATCAGACACCACAGTCAAAGTATGGAACGCGCATAAAGGCTTCTGTATGTCAACGTTACGAACGCACAAGGACTATGTGAAAGCTCTGGCCTACGCTAAGGACAAGGAGCTTGTGGCATCAGCAGGTCTGGATCGGCAGATCTTTCTTTGGGATGTGAACACACTAACAGCACTCACTGCTTCCAACAACACTGTCACCA CCTCATCTCTCAGTGGGAACAAGGACTCTATCTACAGTCTGGCTATGAACCAGATGGGCACAGTCATTGTATCTGGATCCACAGAAAAG gtTCTGAGAGTTTGGGATCCTCGaacatgtgcaaaactgatgaaGCTAAAAGGCCACACAGACAACGTCAAGTCGTTGCTGCTGAATCGAGATGGCACTCAA TGCCTGTCGGGCAGTTCAGACGGCACCATCCGCCTGTGGTCGCTCGGCCAGCAGAGGTGCATCGCCACCTACCGGGTGCACGATGAAGGGGTCTGGGCCCTGCAGGTCAATGAGGCCTTTACACATGTCTACTCTGGAGGCAGAGACAAAAAGATCTACTGCACTGACCTACGTAACCCAGACATCCGTGTGCTCATCTGTGAGGAGAAGGCTCCGGTGCTCAAA ATGGAGCTGGACAGATCTGCTGACCCACCTCCAGCAATCTGGGTCTCCACCACCAAGTCATCCGTTAATAAATGG tcTCTAAAGGGAATGCACAACTTCCGGTCATCAGGGGAGTATGACAATGACTGCACTACCCCTCTGACACCACTGTGCACTCAGCCAGAACAAGTCATCAAGG GAGGTGCCAGTATCATACAGTGCCACATTCTGAATGACAAGAGACACATACTCACCAAAGATACCAACAACAATGTGGCTTTCTGGGATGTCCTGAAG GCTTGCAAGGGTGAAGACTTGGGGAAAGTGGAGTTCGATGAAGAGATTAAAAAGCGCTTCAAAATGGTCTATGTGCCAAACTGGTTCTCTGTTGATCTGAAAACTGGA atgcTCACTATCACATTAGATGAGAGCGACTGCTTCGCGGCCTGGGTGTCTGCAAAGGACGCTGGGTTTTCAAGCTCCGATGGATCCGACCCAAAGT TGAACCTGGGTGGACTGCTGCTTCAGGCTCTGTTGGAGTTCTGGCCCAGAACTCGCATCAACCCCATGGACGAGGAAGAGAACGAGGTGAACCACG TGAATGGAGAGCAGGAGAACAGGGTCCAGAAAGGAAATGGATATTTCCAAGTGCCACCACACACGCCAGTCATCTTTGGGGAAGCCGGAGGCAGAACTCTATTTAG GTTGCTATGTAGGGATTCAGGTGGAGAGACTGAATCGATGCTGCTGAACGAGACGGTTCCACAGTGGGTTATTGATATAACTGTAGATGTGAGTACAATCATGTTTCCATCTGTATTTGActtaaaatgtaatcaaataaaacaaagccATCAGGATTACAGGTTAAATa AAGATCATCAACCTGAACGATTTCGGCAGACCACCAGCTCCTCAACCAACGATAAGCCGGGGGagcaggagaaggaggaggacatGGCAATGCTAGCCGAGGAGAAGATCGAACTAATGTGTCAAGACCAG